The genomic interval GATAGTACAAGTGACAGATTACAGCAGAGACATAGCAAGCGAGGATATAAACAGTAGAGGAAAGTCTGCAAACTCAGAAGACGTTTAAAGaaaccaaaatatattttcactttTTGCAACAGCATAGAAAACATGCTACACACGTTCAGGACATAAATAAATGATTGGTAGGATTATAGGAATATAAAAACCTGTGGTGCATAAGCAGCTCCCCATTGTTGCCCCGATGCTTCAGATGTCGCTGGCCAAACTGGAGGATTATGAGCATTTGGATCAGTTCCCACAACTGGCTGAGTACCATCCCCAATCCTAGCCAATTTATCTCTGTCTGACATGATAACATCATCAGCTCTTCGCTTCTTTGATGACAGCATGCTTCTCTTCCGCGAAAAATGAGTAAGATGCCGATTGGTAGCCTTCTTGATCGCTTGTGCATCCCCAAATAGATCCAAAAACTGTAGAGAATTTAAACACACGTCACTAACTCAGCAATCGTAGTGGGTCAACCAAAAGAACAAATAAAACAGATGCTGCCATGCAGGACAATTCAGATTAGGAAAAGAAGTACAAGCAGTGCAATCATTTGATTCATATTCCTAGAGAATTATGATCCATTCTTCTCTGCTAGACAAACTAGTACTGAGGCCGTAGCTACTAGTAGGTCTCCAGTATCTCATTAACAGGCaggcaaacaaaaaacaaaacatacatAAACTATCTCTAATTTGCAGTTTTAATGCTCCTGAGCTAAAAACTTCAAGATAGGTATCTTAATATGGAAGATACTTTAAAGAGAACTGCCATGTAGCTTTGAAGAATTACCTCTAAAAATATGGAAGATATGTCTTCCTTGTCAGCTAGACTTGTGACTTCCCCTTCGGTTGGTTCAGCTGTAAGAAACTTCTCGACCAGTGAATCTAAAAATTCAATACGCTTTTCAGATGGAAGGATCGACTCTAGTTGCATGATAGCCTGCCAAAAAATGGACAAAATGATACAGAAGCTGAGAATAGCAGCGGGTACGAAGAAAGCGAAGGTGGTAAATAGAAAACTCAAGTAGATTTAGAAGGGGAAAAATCGTACCTCAATAATTGATTTTGTCAAATCGCATTGTTCGAGAAAACCAGTTAGCGTCTCCTTTGCCTTCTCGATGTCACCGATGGCCTGCACATTTTTAAGAAATACATCAAATTCTGCAAAAAGAGCTAGTGGAGACAAAAAGGAAGGGGAAAATAATTGTAATCAGATCCAATCAGCCACTTAACGAGTTAACATGACACAACTGGTCATCCCGTAGGCTCAAACGtttaatatatatacaacacTTCAAACATAAATAATGAAGAATGCCAAATGACAACATTCTATTTAATGCTGTTTTGAGTGTTTTCTTATCAGCTAATCATGCATGTTCCATTAACAGTGTCAGATGACACAAAAGAGACATGTGCAATATTTCTGTTATCTCAAAAGTAGCAATAAAGATACACTTACCAAAGATAAGAATCGTGAGTACTGAATCAGCAAAGTAGGCAAAATCTGGCTCcgatccttttccttttcagcgGCAATGGCCTTCTCATAAATTGAGCAAGCAGATTCTTTATCTCCCTGCAAGATGAAAAAGATAAATGAACCttttaacacaaaaaaaaaggaaacaataaTGCCGTAGTTTGATTCGGGAGATACCAATCGGTGCTCCATATTAGAATGCTTAACAATGGCTTCTAAAAGGCCAGGGTACAGATCAGAATAAAGATGCTGGTATTCTACACGTGCTCCAGAGACATCTCCACTAAGCTCCTTGAATCTTGCACTGAACAGATGGATCTCTGCCTGCTTCTGTTAAAGAATAGAAGAAACAGTGTCATTCAGTAAATCTAAAACGATTGCAGTATAAACTACATGCATTACGTTGCAATAAATAAAATACTGACTGTCGATACAGTCTCAGGCCCCAATCAGATTATCAATGGCAAATGGTAATCATGACAGACAGATGCTATTAGTTTATTCTTTGTGTTTTCAGCACGTAAATAATCAAACAAGGTTTCAGAAGGAGTCTACTGTCTACTCAAATCACAATAACAAAagcaatttacaagtaaagGGTAGATATGCGTTAAGCAGCCTGCAAACTAATAATTCAGACCACTTTCTTATATTTCTTATTTATCTCCATGCAGAGTACCTATATAGAATCAAGAATCACAAGATTTTCATTTCGCAGATACAGAATCTTTGACAGTGAAAGAACACAAGATGAAATGAGAAACAGAACTTTTAGATCAGTTGTCAGACCTTGCTGATTGATATCGTATGATGATGTTAGTGGCATGTAGATAGAAGGATATACACAAGATCCATATCAAAAAAGTGTGCAGGAGAAAAAACATAATGGTAAAAGGTAAATTATACTGACTGTATATGTGATACCTTGACAAAAACATGAGTGGCACGAGCCAGAGCATTGTTTGCTAGTTCTATGCTTCCTCTAGCTTCCATGCATAGCACATAACGGATCCAAAACTCTGAATAACTAGCACATGCAATAACACATCTTTCATACAGCTTGATAACCTGAAAACAAATATTGGGTAACATCAGAAAACTTGAGCGGAAGTAATAAAGGAAATAAAGGgaataacaataaaatattgacaaaaaaacagaagaagTTCACACAGGTTACTCCATTAGCTGATTAGGGAGGCCCCTCCATAAGGAGGGACCATCCTTGCCTGATAGATAGATGGTTAAGAAGGAGAGCATTAAgcaattacctgcatatatgagattaaaaattcaaacaactGATATTTGGTAGCACATATCATTAACCCAGAACGGCCACTGACAAATGAAAGTTTGGAGTACTTAGCCTCATCGAAACCAAACATTATGTCCATGCTCTATCCTCAGTTCAATATCCCATTACAAAGGAAGCTTCGTCCAAATACTAGCCGTTAAAGCATATAATGGAGCCAATAAGACTAAAATTGTAAGTTACAAGACTCCAGGTACTGCATGAAGTCTACTGAATGAAAAAGTAAAGGACTATTTCCATTGCAAAAGCATACCTTATTTATGTCTTCTTCTTTCTCAATAAGATCAAGATAGTTGTGCCAATTTTCAAGCTCTGGATTGTCAAGGGGCTTGACATGAAAATATGGTCTTCTAATTGCTAgctcaaaaccaataatcttaGACTCATACTCTTTAGCCTTGTTATACATTTCTTCTCTAACAGAAACGTATTTTGCCAGGCTATCTGCCTCTGTTGAACCTGAAATTTCGGGTTGAGCAGACATATCTACATCACCAGGTTGTGTCTCTCCATCAAGCGTCTGAGCAGTGTTCTCGGCAGTAACAGAATACATGGCAGCTTCCTCTGAGGTAAGTATTTCTGATAAACTTCGTGTTGCGGCCAACTCCTTTAGGCTGAGTAGAAATTAAAACAAATGACCATTAGTACAAGTATAAAATTTACTTCACTATGTTTCATTAAGAATATAACAATTATCATCCAAAATACCACGTTACATTTATATGGCTATTTCTTTTGTTGTAATTGGTTTATATGACTCTAATTCATTAATCACCCTGACAATTGATAGACCACTAATCAATGACTTATTCATAAAAAGTAATACAATTCAAAAATAAACTGCACAAATACCCAATGATCTTACCAATGGAAATACCGATCAAGCTGTGTTATAGGATGCTCCAATATTCTCGTATATATGATGGCTAGATGACTCCATGCCTGCAGTGATTCTTCGTACTTAATGTACTCATCCCACAAAATATTGGAACGATAGTCTGTTCCAACATATGCCAAACCCCGTTCGAACAGTCTGTAAAAGACAATGTGAGAAAATTTGTTAATGTAGAAATAAAATCTTTTACAATGAATGATGGCCGGCTGCTGCACTCAGTGTTATCTACATCCTACATTTACATCCACGAAGGATCATATCATTCTTGACAGAAAAGTCCCAAGTTTACTTATAAATTGCTAGTATATTCGAAGGCACATGTATCAAACATTCCAACATAGATTTCCTATAGGGTGAGTTTAGTTCTCTACCCTCCCAAAATTTGGTACTGCCAAAACCTAGGCAAGAATTGGTGCAGCCAAATTTTGGTGGGTAGAGTTTTGCTACAACTGTGTCCTTTGGTTTGCTACTAATTAGgagccaaattttggtagggttgCCAAAATTGGCTTCAATTCAAACAAGTGCAATACTATTTAAGTTGGCAAAAGACTTGGTAGGGAAGATTTTTGGCAGCAATCCAAAAAATGGACATGAATCACACACAGCTATCAGCTACAAGAGGAAACAAATAGGAATAGATAGAGTGTGATTGCTACCTTCTGATGATATCTGGGTCTTCATATGTAGAAATTGCAAACTGACAATAGTTATACCAAATGTCCACGGAATAAGTAACAGCAAGAACTGCACGTTCATAAACCTCTATAACTTTTGTGACACCATCAAGACGTGCTTCATGATCTGCATATTTCTTCCAGTATCCAAAGCAGAGAGGGAACTCCGCAAGGAATGCATCATACACTTTTCTTAGTTTCAAGATATTGCTCTGGGCaagaatagataaaaaaaattattagcaCAAAAAGAACTACTCTTGCCATATAATTCCGACTTAATTTACTTAACTAAAACATAAATGAACAAATATTTACAAAAACTATCATAGGACAAATGATAacaattcatttttttccctgAGAAACTTGGATAAGAGCTCTACCATTTCAATAAGAGAGATAGGAAAGTAAAGTTACAAATGACAGCTCAACATGGCAAACTATGCCAAAACACATCAAGCATTGTGAACCTATATGAACATAGATTACCTATATGAGATGATGCAAATCCACAAGGCAGATTCATGGAACCAGATTCTCCAAGATATAGATGCATATAATCATAAGGTAAATCTATCATTCATGTGAATGAATGAGAAAATGAGAAGTTACAAATTTAGAGTGCCTATGCATACAACAAGTTGCAGAATAAAGTAATAACAGATTTTATGGTGACGGCAACAGTAAAAACATTACCTCAGCAGTTTTCTCTGTCTCATCAATAAGCGCAGTCCAAGCATTGAAGTCTAAGCAATTCGCTGTAACGGCATTCCACAACCTTGCCTCTTCTGCTGAAAGCACAGCTGCGAAAAGAAACAATGAATTAGCAAGTACAATCAAGCCCGATAGCGAGTGAAGAGTGTTCATATGTGCGAAACATTACCATCCGCATAGGACTGCTCGGGAACCGGCTCACCCATCTCGTTTGTGGCGGCGCCGTTCTCTGCAGCTCCCGCAGACTGGTAATCTACCACCTGGCCCGCTGTCCCGTTTAGCGGCGCGTGGTCGGCGGGGTACACGGAGGCATCCGCTCCCTGAGCGCCATCGGCTTGCGGGACGGAGCTCGGATTCTGACTGTAAACGTTTGCGTCAGGGTTTGCAGTGGCCGAATCGAAAGACGCAATGGAAGAGGCTGCGGCGCCAGCCCCCGCGCTACCGGAATCGTGAGCGCCCTGGCCGGCGCTTGGAttctccgacgccgccgcggcagcaaCGCCCTGATCTTGCTCCATTGCGGCTGCGGGCCGTGACCGACGAATCCCTCTCGCCCCTACGGGGGGAACAGTTGGCGAAggctgataaaaaaaattacaccaaAAAAAACCACCAAAAGCGAAGCCGTAAAAGAGCTAGAACAAGAGAGGATAAATCACGGAGCACGCACCGGCGAGCGGAGGCGCGCGCGTCGGGGAGGATGAGGTGCCGAGGGGTCGCCGACGAGCGGGCGAGGgcttcggcgccggcgaggcgaggcggaggcggagggttAGGGTTGGAATTGGATCGGTGGGAGGCTATCAGTATCAGCGGCGTGGGAAAGGTGGGGGGGCGCGGAGAGGTGGGCCGTCGGGGAAGTACAGGGAGAGGAGCCCGTGTGCCCCCGCTGCGGGCTGCGTGACGCGGCCCAAATTTCTGTTTCTCCGCGGCCCAATGAGAGCGGGGGAGGCTTTGCCGCGGCCCACGTTGTCTTATCCAACCAAGGGCCCGTTTCGCCGTCTCCCTCTACTCGGGTCGGCCCCGCGCATTGGGTTTGTTAGGGTCTCCCATCCGCAGCTTCTTTTATAATCTCTATCGGGTAGAAGTTCCTTTAATAATCTaggttttttttctcggaatcaGTCCATAGTTGTAgattctagaaaataaaataggacATGTTTAGAGAGCTTAAGATTCTAAAGAATCATCTGGATAGTAGCCAGTTCTGATAATATGGAAAAGTTGTGTTTTTCAATTTctgacttttattttttttttctggattctttaactatattttcttaaaatctAAACGAAAAGCTAACTTTTAAGGGAACGGAAAACTAGACTGTTTTGAAAAGCTTGTGATTCTGAAAAAAGCTGTAGCTACATAATCTCCCCGAACAGGCTCATGTAAGCTAAAAGTTGGGTTCTCGCTTATCCAGATTATCGTCAGCTAATTTATCATCAGTTGTTTCCCAAAATATTAAACACTCCAAACAGACTCGTAATATTGTACGCTACACGATGGGGAACCTTATCAATCTACTGGATCGGCGTGCGAGACGCCGACCAAAAATCTGAGGCGATTGTACGGTGCGCGGCTGCGAAGCCAGCAGGCAGCGGCTCAGAGCCACCACACGAGTACACGACCAAGGGGAATTCACGAGAATGGAGAATGGCACACATTAGCTTTAGGTGGAGGACAGCTAGCGTGAATGACAAGGACTACCTTAGCTCGATCTCATGTAATCGATGTAAGCGTGAAGCATCTGTGAGCTGGTGGAGGCATGCATGATCGTCGATTTGTATGGGTCGGGATGACCATGAGCTTATTATCCTTTTCTATCCCGTTTGTTCTCCGAGCACACATTTCGGcccatttgaatcaaaggaaaaaccatagaaattttagaagattttatcctataaaaaataattttatagagtcttttgaaacaaaggattattTTCTATTAATTCCTTTGAAATTACTATGGAATGAACCTTACTAGAGTAACtttggaggaaaataagcaTGAGGTCTCACCTCATGTTTTCCTCTTTATGTGTCTAAaattcctgcgttttttctATGTGCTAATTAAACGATAGTTTGGAGACTTTCCTGTGTTTCAAAATCCCATAGAAATCCAATAAATATGGCATTCAATTTctacgttttttctatttctctattttatcaatcctgcgattcaaaatGCCCTTCCTTCGTGACCGTCTCACTGACCAGGTCGGGTTTCGCGTAGCTTTCGTACTTTCGTTCTGTTCattgctagtagtagtagcagagTAGTAGGTTCGGTTCCCAACTTCCCACTACACCACTACGTGCAAACGATGACCCGTGATACGCAGTGCACAGTGTACTGTTTCCCTCACCAGTTGATGCGCAGTACTGCGAGACGCGCACCGTTCTCTGTCACGGCCGCCGATAGCTTTGGTAGCATTTCACCACGAAGAGATCCCACCCGATCCACGGTACGAGGCTGGTCGGtcccccgtgccgcgccgcgtGATCGACAGTAGCACGCACGCACACACCACGCGCGGAGTGCCGCGCCGGGCCGCTGTTCGTCCGCTCCAGCGGCCAAACCAACCAGCACCCAGCGCGCGCGCATGCCAAGAGTCACGAGGCCACACGAGCCACCGCGAGCGCGTGTCCGTGTCACGGTTCGCTTGCGGTGCGGGCGCCTACCCCGCACCCGCGATGAGCGCGGCACACGCACCAAATGCGCCCCGCTCCTACCGCTGTCCGGCTCGCGCCTCGGTTCGGCCGTTGGACGATTCAGGGTGTGTTCGCCGAAGCGGTTCCCAACCGGTACAGTAGATACGGAAAACGGGACGatccattaacacgtgattaattaaatattagctaacttttttaaaaaaaaatgaattaatttgatttttttaaagtaactttcatatagaaaccttaaaaaaaacgtaccatttagcagtttaaaatgCGTGCGTGCTACTGCGTGCGTGCAGAAAACGAGGGAGAAGAGTTGGAAAAAGAGGCTTTTCGGTCAATTTACCGAGCCCTCGCTGTACGTTTCCCCGTTCCGAACGCCACTAGTACGAGTACGGGGAAACGTACAGACCGAAAAGCCCGAAATCCACTGTGCATTTCGCGGCAGTACGAGTTCAAACAAACGTCTTTCTTTCTCCTCCGAGTAAAACGCAACAAAAAGCGAGCAAATTCCTGCCATCTGACGCAGCAAACAGTGCAGCAACTCTTTGGCCGCAGAAGATCCGGCGCCGTAGGTCCACCACCAAATCGATCCCCGAGCCGGCTGCTTATTTATTGGGATCatccggaggaggagggtgccAGAGCTTTGAACCCGGTTCTGTGTCGCCCATCCTGCGGCACCCCACCACCCATTCGCAGAATCGCAGTGCAGACTGCAGAGCCCGTCCGTCGTCGTCTACACGTCCACACTCCACACAACAGCCTCCGGCCAAGAGCGACGAGAAGGGATACCCATGGAGAAGGCGCTCACCAAGATCGGCAGCTTCACCATCTCCCGGAAGGCCAAGCAGGAGCTCTCCGCCATTGGCGGCGATATCTCCGTAAGTATTACTTGCCTTCTCTTCGCTTTTCTGTTTGATTGGTTTGTTGAGACTGTTGGGAGTTGGATTATATCAGGGCTAGTTCTTTGCTTGGTGAATCTTTGTTGGACTACTGAAATCAATCAATGCCGTTCTTGGTTTCCTTGTTCGCTGGCTTGCTTCTTGGAGATGCTGTTTTCTGTTACAATCTGAGGAAGCTGCCGTCTAGAAATGATCTGGTCTTTTCTGGAGATTAACAGTTTGGTTGTGCGAATGCACGATTTGTTCTTCCACATTATTGTTGGTGTCAGTGTTAGGATTCATTTGGAGTTCTTCGAGATGTTTCTGCAACCTGTTTTTGCTTCACTTTTCTTGTGGGAGATGCATGAAAATGACCCTGTTGATTCGACTGTACTGCACTTTACTTCTGTGCAATGCAGTTTAGGTTCAAATCACAGGAAATTCTGCTACAGTGCACTTTAGGTTCGACATTCACATCACACTGACAAACCTAACTGTTGTGATTTTCAGCGTCTCTCGAGCActgttgaggagaaggcgaaaTGGGTTTTCGACAAGCTCAAAGGTATACTGTTCCTTTCAATTCTGTTCTATTTGTGGCTATAAAAATTAAGAGTGAGTTTTAAGACAGGAAGCAGACCTTGATGTGTGCATTTTGTGTTGTCTTGGTAAATCATTATGCTTAGTACAATTGTACATAGTTATTAGTGGTGCCAAATTGCTAATGCTGCTTTTCTTGCCTAATGCGTAAATCCAAAACAATGCAAAGTGATCTGCTTTGTTCTAACTTTTCTGCTTTTCTTGTATGGAGTTCGGATATagcttttctttatttttctttcatcccTTTTTGATCTACAAAGTTATACAGTAATGCACATGGGGGGGCCAAACTGAAGACTTTTGTGACATTCTACCAATGTGCTTTGGCTGGCAATGGGTCCAGTTTCTGTTGACGACATTATGCAAAAGCTCCTAAGAGGAAAGGGGATTTGTCTAACAGAATTGTTCACCTAACACCTTGTTTTACTTGCAATCTTTGCCTTGGTCTCTTGAAGTCTTTGGCGGTATTAGCAAGGTTGTGTTAAGTATGGCACGGTTTTATGAGACACCAACCAGCTGATTTGCAACTTGCCAGTCTGTAATGCATATTCTGTTTCATACATGTCCGATATATACTCCAGTAGGTATTCAGTGGAGAAAAAAAGTTAGCATAATCAGTATCCTAATCTACCTGCTCAcatgaaaacataaaaatgacATTTTTAATACATTGCCTGACTTGGGGAAAAGAAAGTATGCCAGCTTGCAAAGGAGATCTATTTGTGTGTTTTATGACACTTCTAgttatatattttctatttttttagagaacagATGTATGCAATATTGTGTGCTGCTCCTCAAGTTCTGCCAAGGTTGTTGTTTGTTCCTACAGTTGAGAGTTGAGAATTGAGACTCGTATGAATTTGTGCACTTtggttgcaattttgttcatAGAAATGATATTCAAGTTTTATGTAATGCAGATTTTACCTTTGTATTTCACTCAGAATTCACCACAGTTGAATTTCCCTGAATAGCTCAGAATGCCTTCTGAATTTGCCTATCAGTATGTTAGATCTGCAGAGAAGTTGAATTTTACATAAGAGTGGGAACTAAGAGACTTGACTTCCATTTTCTCTTATCCAGGAAAACCAAACAAGTCACTCTCTGATCTCCTGCGAGAGTACAACCTTCCTCCAGGCCTCTTCCCTCAGAATATCATCTGCTACGAATATGATCAAACAAGCTCGAAGCTTGTTGTGCACCTGTCTAAGCCCTGTGAGGTGAGCTTCAAGGATTCATCCGTGATACGGTACGCGCCTCGTGTCAAGGTGACTCTGTCTCGAGGCAAGCTCTCCGCGATCGAAGGCATGAAGACCAAGGTGGTTGTGTGGGTGAAGGTGGCTAGCATAAGCTTGGAGAGCTTCAGGTCTGACAAGATCTGCTTCATAGCCGGCGTGAAGAAGCTGAGGCAGAAGGATGCTTATGAGGTCCCCAGGGAAGGCATCGCAGTTGAGGAGTTCTGAACCTGAATTGATCAGTGTTATCTCATAGTTTCATTCTTACCATTTTTTTTGAGTCCATGTGGTGTGTGATTCTCTGGAGGACACATTGGTGATTTCTGGTGCTGTGATTCAGCAGATTTGTATATTGGAAACATGGAGAATTTGTTCCTCCTGACAAAAGACACTCTTGCATGTTCTCTCATCCGGTCCTTCACATGGATGATGTCCTAGCAATGTGAACATTTTAGTATGTGTTTTCGTTCTGAATTGCCTATTTCTAGGGGACATGTGATCCGGTCGTCTATGGTCTTTTGCATGTGGTTGGGTGGTGCCTATCTGCTGAGTTGCATGTCCTTTTGCTGAACAAGTTGTATCATCTTTCATGGAGCATTCAGACACGAAGGAATTTTCCTGCGCATATAAACGCATCCGTTGATTGTTTGATGATGCTTAACCATGCCCAAGTTGAAGAGAACCTGCCTGGCTGCCTATTGAAAATATAAACCTCTGGAGAAAAAACAATGATATGCATCTAGGTTTAGGACGTTTTAATTTTGGCAGAGTGGCTAGCAGCATATAGAAAAGAACACATAATATTTAGCATAATATTTTAAATCAGGATATAGAAAGGAACACATGATGTTCCATTAATTTACATTATTCGGTACTGAAATCCATCAGCAGCTGCAATGTTGACCCAAAACAAACACGCCTAAAGCGTAGTACTTACCTTAGATATTTGGCCATACCAAACATTGAGCACATCAATACCAATTCCATGAAGGCATGCAACATTGACACCCCATGGATCAAGGAAATGAGCTCAGTATTTCCTGGTGAGCCTTGGTTAGTTCAGGTAGTTCCTCAAACTATCCTGTGACTCCTCCATGATAGCATACTGACCTTGTTTCTTCAAGAACATCTGTGTCAAACTTTATGTAGTCCCCTGGATCGCCTTCCTCTGATTCATGACCACCATCACCAAAGAAATTATCAGAAGCCAAATAACCATGACTACCAGGCTTGCTGTACCAAAAGCCATTCCTGTTCTTCTGGTGAAGACTGATGGAAGGGTTTTTTTGGTTGTTTCGCTGTTTCAGACGCAAATTCCACCACCTTCATCATCAGACTTTGTTGACACATACCCTTGATGAAGATCGAAACGGGTATAGGTAACCCTCAGTGTTCTCACTGAAGAATTTCTCCTTCATGCATCTAGCCATAAGTCAATGGGAAGCTGAGGAGGTCAGCTGTTTAACCAGCAGGGAGCAGCGCAGCGCTTGACAACTTTGCTGAACTCATGGTGGTAAGCCAACATACAGCTGCTGCCACCACCTCAGCGCTAGACAGTACATCTCCAGGGAAGATGGCAGAAGCACCAACTGTGATTGCTGATCCTATCACACCTCTATTGCTCAAATCAATTAGATTCAGGTTGTCTGAAAAGCTTTGGAATTAGTACCAACAGATCACACAGCATAAAAGAGGCACCTGCAGCTGCAAATAAGGTAAGATGGACATTGCAGAGATATTCAACCATAGTGGAAGGAGATGACATTTGTGCTTGTAAAGGTAACACTAGAGTTGACCATTTATTCATGTTCTTCTTGAGTGGTGCTTTTTCTCTTTATCATGGAAttggg from Oryza glaberrima chromosome 3, OglaRS2, whole genome shotgun sequence carries:
- the LOC127767156 gene encoding pre-mRNA-processing factor 39-1 isoform X2 — translated: MGEPVPEQSYADAVLSAEEARLWNAVTANCLDFNAWTALIDETEKTAESNILKLRKVYDAFLAEFPLCFGYWKKYADHEARLDGVTKVIEVYERAVLAVTYSVDIWYNYCQFAISTYEDPDIIRRLFERGLAYVGTDYRSNILWDEYIKYEESLQAWSHLAIIYTRILEHPITQLDRYFHCLKELAATRSLSEILTSEEAAMYSVTAENTAQTLDGETQPGDVDMSAQPEISGSTEADSLAKYVSVREEMYNKAKEYESKIIGFELAIRRPYFHVKPLDNPELENWHNYLDLIEKEEDINKVIKLYERCVIACASYSEFWIRYVLCMEARGSIELANNALARATHVFVKKQAEIHLFSARFKELSGDVSGARVEYQHLYSDLYPGLLEAIVKHSNMEHRLGDKESACSIYEKAIAAEKEKDRSQILPTLLIQYSRFLSLAIGDIEKAKETLTGFLEQCDLTKSIIEAIMQLESILPSEKRIEFLDSLVEKFLTAEPTEGEVTSLADKEDISSIFLEFLDLFGDAQAIKKATNRHLTHFSRKRSMLSSKKRRADDVIMSDRDKLARIGDGTQPVVGTDPNAHNPPVWPATSEASGQQWGAAYAPQATYPAYGTYDYSHQMPQSAPQAAAYGAYPPTYPAQAYTQQTYAQPSAMAVAAPAPAVAPAAAYPQQPVAAQQPYYGTGTYY
- the LOC127767156 gene encoding pre-mRNA-processing factor 39-1 isoform X1; the encoded protein is MEQDQGVAAAAASENPSAGQGAHDSGSAGAGAAASSIASFDSATANPDANVYSQNPSSVPQADGAQGADASVYPADHAPLNGTAGQVVDYQSAGAAENGAATNEMGEPVPEQSYADAVLSAEEARLWNAVTANCLDFNAWTALIDETEKTAESNILKLRKVYDAFLAEFPLCFGYWKKYADHEARLDGVTKVIEVYERAVLAVTYSVDIWYNYCQFAISTYEDPDIIRRLFERGLAYVGTDYRSNILWDEYIKYEESLQAWSHLAIIYTRILEHPITQLDRYFHCLKELAATRSLSEILTSEEAAMYSVTAENTAQTLDGETQPGDVDMSAQPEISGSTEADSLAKYVSVREEMYNKAKEYESKIIGFELAIRRPYFHVKPLDNPELENWHNYLDLIEKEEDINKVIKLYERCVIACASYSEFWIRYVLCMEARGSIELANNALARATHVFVKKQAEIHLFSARFKELSGDVSGARVEYQHLYSDLYPGLLEAIVKHSNMEHRLGDKESACSIYEKAIAAEKEKDRSQILPTLLIQYSRFLSLAIGDIEKAKETLTGFLEQCDLTKSIIEAIMQLESILPSEKRIEFLDSLVEKFLTAEPTEGEVTSLADKEDISSIFLEFLDLFGDAQAIKKATNRHLTHFSRKRSMLSSKKRRADDVIMSDRDKLARIGDGTQPVVGTDPNAHNPPVWPATSEASGQQWGAAYAPQATYPAYGTYDYSHQMPQSAPQAAAYGAYPPTYPAQAYTQQTYAQPSAMAVAAPAPAVAPAAAYPQQPVAAQQPYYGTGTYY
- the LOC127766965 gene encoding uncharacterized protein At5g01610, with amino-acid sequence MEKALTKIGSFTISRKAKQELSAIGGDISRLSSTVEEKAKWVFDKLKGKPNKSLSDLLREYNLPPGLFPQNIICYEYDQTSSKLVVHLSKPCEVSFKDSSVIRYAPRVKVTLSRGKLSAIEGMKTKVVVWVKVASISLESFRSDKICFIAGVKKLRQKDAYEVPREGIAVEEF